Proteins from a genomic interval of Clostridium cochlearium:
- a CDS encoding ABC-F family ATP-binding cassette domain-containing protein, producing the protein MISTNNISLRYGGRVLFEDVNVKFTPGNCYGLIGANGAGKSTFLKILSGEIEANKGDVIIEPGKRMAVLKQDHFQFDSEPVLETVIMGHQRLYNIMKEKEEIYSKPDFSEEDGIKVAELEGEFTELNGWEAESEAATLLTGLGIPVELHNKLMKDLDGAQKVRVLLAQALFGKPDILLLDEPTNHLDIKSIQWLEEFLINFENTVILISHDRHFLNKVCTHIADLDFGKIQLYVGNYDFWYESSQLALEMAKDQNKKKEEKIKELEEFIARFSANASKSKQATSRKKMLDKINLEDIKPSSRRYPYVAFKPDREAGNDLLTVEGITKTIDGEKVLNNVSFRVNKGDKIAFVGENSIAKTALFQILMGEEEADSGEFKWGITTSQSYFPNDNSKYFNGVNLNLVDWLRQFSEEKSETFIRGFLGRMLFSGEEALKSAEVLSGGEKVRCMLSKMMLSGANVLILDEPTNHLDLESITAVNNGLINFPGTILFTSHDHQFVQTIANRIIEITPDGIIDRQMTYDEYLNRSC; encoded by the coding sequence ATGATAAGTACTAATAATATAAGTTTAAGATATGGTGGAAGGGTTTTATTTGAAGATGTAAATGTAAAATTTACGCCAGGGAACTGCTATGGGCTTATAGGTGCAAATGGAGCAGGAAAGTCTACATTTTTAAAGATTCTTTCAGGTGAAATTGAAGCAAATAAAGGTGATGTTATAATAGAGCCTGGTAAAAGAATGGCAGTATTAAAACAAGATCATTTCCAATTTGATAGTGAACCTGTACTAGAAACAGTAATAATGGGACACCAAAGACTTTACAATATCATGAAGGAAAAGGAAGAAATATACTCAAAACCAGATTTTTCAGAAGAAGACGGAATAAAGGTTGCAGAATTAGAAGGAGAATTTACAGAACTTAATGGATGGGAAGCAGAATCAGAGGCAGCAACTCTTTTAACAGGGCTTGGAATTCCTGTTGAATTGCATAATAAATTAATGAAAGACTTAGATGGAGCACAAAAGGTAAGAGTGCTTTTAGCACAAGCTTTATTTGGAAAACCAGATATATTATTACTAGATGAGCCTACAAACCACTTAGATATTAAATCTATACAATGGTTAGAAGAATTTCTTATAAACTTTGAGAATACTGTAATATTAATTTCTCATGATAGGCATTTTTTAAATAAAGTATGTACACACATAGCTGATTTAGATTTTGGCAAAATACAACTTTATGTTGGAAACTATGATTTTTGGTATGAATCAAGCCAATTAGCATTAGAAATGGCAAAAGATCAAAATAAAAAGAAAGAAGAAAAGATAAAAGAACTTGAAGAATTTATAGCAAGATTTAGTGCCAATGCATCTAAATCAAAACAAGCTACATCTCGTAAAAAGATGCTAGATAAAATAAATTTAGAAGATATAAAACCTTCTTCTAGAAGATATCCTTATGTAGCTTTTAAACCAGATAGAGAAGCAGGAAATGACTTACTTACAGTAGAAGGCATAACAAAAACTATAGATGGAGAAAAAGTTTTAAATAATGTAAGCTTTAGAGTAAATAAAGGTGATAAAATAGCCTTTGTAGGGGAAAATAGTATAGCAAAAACAGCATTATTTCAAATACTCATGGGAGAAGAGGAAGCTGATAGTGGAGAATTCAAATGGGGAATAACTACAAGTCAATCCTATTTCCCAAATGATAATAGTAAATATTTTAATGGAGTAAATTTAAATTTAGTGGATTGGCTTAGACAATTCTCTGAAGAAAAATCTGAAACATTTATAAGAGGATTTTTAGGAAGAATGCTTTTTTCAGGGGAAGAAGCATTAAAAAGTGCTGAAGTGTTATCTGGAGGAGAAAAGGTAAGATGTATGCTTTCAAAAATGATGTTAAGTGGAGCTAATGTTCTTATCTTAGATGAGCCAACAAACCATCTAGACCTTGAATCTATTACAGCGGTAAACAATGGACTAATAAATTTCCCAGGAACTATTTTATTTACTTCTCATGACCATCAATTTGTTCAAACTATAGCAAACAGAATTATTGAAATAACTCCAGATGGCATCATAGACAGACAAATGACTTATGATGAATATTTAAATAGGAGTTGTTAG
- a CDS encoding metallophosphoesterase family protein: protein MKLIHTGDWHIGKIVNEFSMIEDQKIVLKQLINIIEEEKPNALIIAGDLYDRSIPPVEAVELLDEVFSKILLELKVPILAIAGNHDSPERVGFGSRIFTENGLHIAGSFDKEKKKIKKVVLKSDNEKFNFYLLPYCDPKEIKHVFRDDKISNNDDAMRVLIDNIKMDLNKDEKIY from the coding sequence ATGAAATTAATTCATACTGGAGATTGGCACATAGGGAAAATAGTAAATGAATTTAGTATGATAGAAGATCAAAAAATTGTATTGAAACAACTTATAAATATAATTGAAGAGGAAAAACCTAATGCATTAATTATAGCTGGAGACCTATATGATAGGAGCATACCACCTGTGGAGGCTGTTGAATTGCTAGATGAAGTTTTCAGTAAAATTTTACTAGAATTAAAGGTTCCGATATTAGCTATAGCTGGAAATCACGATAGTCCAGAAAGAGTGGGCTTTGGTAGTAGAATTTTCACAGAAAATGGACTTCATATAGCTGGAAGTTTTGATAAAGAAAAAAAGAAAATAAAAAAAGTAGTGTTGAAAAGTGATAATGAGAAATTTAACTTCTATTTGCTACCATATTGTGATCCAAAGGAAATAAAACATGTTTTTAGAGATGATAAAATTTCTAATAATGATGATGCAATGAGGGTGTTAATAGATAATATAAAAATGGACTTAAATAAAGATGAAAAAATATATTAA
- a CDS encoding DUF1361 domain-containing protein, translating into MSKTLKNKKNNFKNILVVVIFIYFLCIVFGKRLDNMYMIWNLLLAWIPLEISYFFKKVFGDKNRKKYSQTLIVLLSIIWVISYPNAPYVITELVYLNGNKYFELVNSKGTGVIFKNDLNIWKDFFYVFIGVWICSIISFVSIHINRKIIMERYNSAFSWIFLFLVAIFSGFNMYLSRIEQIRSWNIIINPYKTIVLIYKNINKLTFEFSMLFAGIIIIMYMITNLLINKLKNE; encoded by the coding sequence GTGTCTAAAACCTTAAAAAATAAGAAAAATAATTTTAAAAATATTCTTGTTGTAGTAATTTTTATTTATTTTTTATGTATTGTATTTGGAAAAAGATTAGATAATATGTACATGATATGGAATTTGTTATTGGCATGGATACCATTAGAAATTTCGTATTTTTTTAAAAAAGTATTTGGAGATAAGAATAGAAAAAAATATTCCCAAACTTTAATTGTATTATTAAGTATAATTTGGGTTATATCATATCCTAATGCTCCTTATGTTATTACAGAATTAGTTTATTTAAATGGTAATAAATATTTTGAATTGGTAAATTCAAAAGGGACAGGGGTTATATTTAAAAATGATTTAAACATATGGAAAGATTTTTTTTATGTCTTCATAGGAGTATGGATTTGTAGCATTATATCTTTTGTATCTATACACATAAATAGGAAGATTATTATGGAGAGATACAATAGTGCATTTAGTTGGATATTTTTATTCTTAGTGGCTATATTTAGTGGATTTAACATGTATTTAAGTAGAATTGAACAAATTCGTAGTTGGAATATTATAATAAATCCATACAAAACTATAGTTCTTATATATAAAAATATTAATAAATTAACATTTGAATTTTCTATGCTTTTTGCTGGGATAATCATTATAATGTATATGATAACTAATTTATTAATTAATAAACTAAAAAATGAATAA
- a CDS encoding AAA family ATPase, with translation MKPLKLTMCAFGPYADVQVIDFTELDNRNIFLINGPTGAGKTTIFDAISYALFGEASNTNKDRDGLRSDFASQDTITYVDLEFSLRNKKYKVTRYPQQARKKARGEGFTYKNSEAFLILPEGNTVSGVNAVEEKINEILGINKNQFRQIVMLPQGEFRKLLEADSLEREIIFRKIFGTEPFEKFQKILDDKRKEIYKDIAKVNTERMTNIKRIDAANQEELFNLISQEHLNIKEIILGTGQLIEKDEKDKENYFKKIEEVNKEEIKIQNEIVLLEEDNKKIKEKEEYEKKYKGLISKKEEYENKKNKLSQGRKALEVKILEDNFKERKNYFQIKEKEYKELEKRVNIYEKKVEESIKKLKEEESKEDKKEEISNKLTIFNSFQNKVKEYENKKNNIQELKNNLEEKEKYYSSLDSEIKRDRAKFNELNKQLIQLQKSEVEKEKVLSKVEERESICNDMRDFYKYYNSYLVNVKKYNTMKINFDKIEKNYIEFKLKYEIMEDNFKKGQAGILAKDLKDGIECPVCGSKHHPKLAKMIDGVPTEEKLNKFKHEFDVIKEKREVILQNMSDLNGVITNSNEIISDYKLKLEKNLGKVIDEHWEKDILNFISIKGKEIALEVQNLKERLKKIEEEHKKKINLGDSLRKLEVKIEKNSDILEQVNKEYKDLFAKVKSEENSILEIEKEIPEEIRSVTSLDREIKNLEDTLLKLNQSLERARKEYETINNEYISLKTSKKGKLENLQEILKEIEKNKENMDKKIKNCGFKDYNHYLSMKLSEDELKNLDEDIQNYNQNVKTVKFNLDKAIKNSKDLKLRDENLIKQRLEKVEEEKSQLNREYNIIFSRLDNNRKTLKEIEKLNEKIKGKEEEYKVIGELARISNGDNDERITFERYVLAAYFDEIIDAANIRLSKMTGGRFLLVRKEEKGKGRRQEGLELEVFDNYTGKARHVKTLSGGESFKASLSLALGLADVIQSYAGGISLDTIFIDEGFGTLDPESLDNAIETLVDLQNDGRLVGIISHVPELKERIDTILEIIPTKEGSRARFLV, from the coding sequence ATGAAGCCTTTAAAGTTAACCATGTGTGCATTTGGTCCCTATGCAGATGTACAAGTTATAGATTTTACGGAACTTGATAACAGAAACATATTTCTTATAAATGGACCAACAGGTGCAGGAAAAACCACTATATTTGATGCTATAAGTTATGCTTTGTTTGGTGAAGCATCTAATACTAATAAAGATAGGGACGGGCTTAGAAGTGACTTTGCATCACAGGACACTATTACTTATGTAGATTTGGAGTTTTCTTTAAGAAATAAAAAATACAAAGTGACTAGATATCCGCAACAAGCAAGGAAAAAAGCTAGAGGTGAAGGGTTTACATATAAAAACTCAGAGGCTTTTTTAATATTGCCAGAAGGAAATACTGTATCTGGAGTAAATGCAGTAGAAGAAAAGATAAATGAAATTCTTGGAATAAATAAAAATCAATTTAGACAAATAGTTATGTTGCCTCAGGGGGAATTTAGAAAACTTCTTGAAGCAGATAGCCTGGAAAGAGAGATTATATTTAGAAAAATATTTGGAACGGAACCTTTTGAAAAGTTTCAAAAAATATTAGATGATAAAAGAAAAGAAATTTACAAAGATATCGCCAAAGTAAATACTGAAAGAATGACTAATATTAAACGTATAGATGCTGCTAACCAAGAAGAATTATTTAATCTTATAAGTCAAGAACATCTAAATATTAAAGAAATAATTTTGGGGACAGGGCAATTAATAGAGAAGGATGAAAAAGATAAGGAAAATTATTTTAAAAAGATTGAAGAAGTAAATAAAGAAGAAATAAAAATACAAAATGAAATAGTTTTACTAGAAGAGGACAATAAAAAGATTAAAGAAAAAGAAGAATATGAAAAAAAATATAAAGGACTTATTTCTAAAAAAGAAGAATATGAAAATAAAAAAAACAAATTAAGTCAGGGAAGAAAAGCATTGGAGGTTAAAATACTTGAAGATAACTTCAAGGAAAGAAAAAATTATTTTCAAATAAAAGAAAAAGAGTATAAAGAATTAGAAAAAAGAGTTAATATATATGAGAAAAAAGTAGAAGAATCTATTAAAAAATTAAAAGAAGAGGAATCTAAAGAAGATAAGAAAGAAGAGATTTCTAACAAATTAACAATTTTTAATAGTTTTCAAAATAAAGTTAAAGAATATGAAAATAAAAAGAATAATATACAAGAATTAAAAAATAATTTAGAAGAAAAAGAGAAATATTATTCTAGTTTAGATAGTGAAATTAAAAGGGACAGGGCTAAATTTAATGAGCTAAACAAACAATTAATTCAACTCCAAAAATCTGAAGTTGAAAAAGAAAAAGTTCTTAGCAAAGTGGAAGAAAGAGAATCTATTTGCAATGATATGCGGGATTTTTATAAGTACTATAATTCATACTTGGTAAATGTTAAAAAATATAATACTATGAAAATAAATTTTGATAAAATTGAAAAAAATTATATTGAATTTAAATTAAAATACGAAATAATGGAAGACAATTTTAAAAAGGGACAGGCTGGAATATTGGCTAAAGATCTAAAAGATGGAATAGAATGTCCGGTTTGCGGATCAAAGCATCATCCAAAACTTGCAAAAATGATAGATGGTGTACCAACGGAGGAGAAACTTAATAAATTTAAACATGAGTTTGATGTAATAAAAGAAAAACGAGAAGTGATTTTGCAAAATATGTCTGATTTAAATGGTGTAATTACCAATAGTAACGAAATAATATCAGATTACAAATTAAAACTAGAAAAAAACTTAGGTAAAGTAATAGACGAACATTGGGAAAAAGATATTTTGAATTTTATATCTATAAAAGGCAAGGAAATTGCTTTAGAAGTACAAAATTTAAAAGAAAGATTAAAGAAAATTGAAGAAGAGCATAAAAAGAAAATTAATTTAGGGGACAGTCTTAGAAAATTAGAAGTAAAAATAGAAAAAAATAGTGATATATTAGAGCAAGTAAATAAAGAATATAAGGATCTTTTTGCTAAAGTAAAAAGTGAAGAAAATTCTATTTTAGAGATAGAAAAAGAAATACCAGAAGAAATTAGAAGTGTAACAAGTTTGGATAGAGAAATAAAAAATTTAGAAGATACACTTTTAAAATTAAATCAATCTTTGGAAAGAGCCAGGAAAGAGTATGAAACCATCAATAATGAATATATATCTTTGAAAACAAGTAAAAAAGGGAAATTAGAAAATTTACAAGAAATTTTGAAAGAAATAGAAAAAAATAAAGAGAATATGGATAAAAAAATAAAAAACTGTGGATTTAAAGATTATAATCATTATTTATCTATGAAACTTTCAGAAGATGAATTAAAAAATTTGGATGAAGATATACAAAATTACAATCAAAATGTTAAAACTGTAAAGTTTAATTTAGATAAAGCAATTAAAAATAGTAAAGATTTAAAACTTAGGGATGAAAATCTTATAAAACAAAGATTAGAAAAAGTTGAAGAAGAAAAAAGCCAATTAAATAGAGAATATAATATAATATTTTCTAGGTTGGATAACAATAGAAAGACTTTAAAAGAAATAGAGAAATTAAATGAAAAAATAAAGGGAAAAGAAGAGGAATATAAGGTTATAGGAGAATTAGCTAGGATATCTAACGGGGACAATGATGAAAGAATAACTTTTGAAAGATATGTATTAGCTGCTTATTTTGATGAAATAATAGATGCTGCCAATATACGTTTATCCAAAATGACAGGGGGAAGATTTTTACTTGTAAGAAAAGAAGAAAAGGGTAAAGGCAGAAGGCAAGAAGGCTTGGAATTAGAGGTTTTTGATAATTATACAGGAAAAGCTAGACATGTTAAAACCTTATCTGGTGGAGAAAGTTTTAAAGCTTCTTTATCTTTAGCGTTAGGTTTAGCAGATGTTATACAATCATATGCTGGAGGTATAAGTTTGGATACTATTTTTATAGATGAAGGTTTTGGAACTTTAGATCCTGAATCACTGGATAATGCTATAGAAACTTTGGTGGATCTTCAAAATGATGGAAGATTGGTGGGGATAATATCACATGTACCAGAACTTAAAGAAAGAATAGATACCATATTAGAAATAATTCCAACTAAAGAGGGCAGTAGGGCAAGATTTTTAGTGTAA
- a CDS encoding exonuclease SbcCD subunit D C-terminal domain-containing protein has translation MRIIKGPLEQLISPEVYKDTNTEDYIYAILTDKGELVDPIAKLRAVYPNVMGLSREEEVKREDSKTSAGQGYKNKTKLQLFKEFYNSMTGKELEKESLKIITNVIEKIEKEVN, from the coding sequence ATGAGAATTATAAAAGGTCCTTTAGAACAACTGATAAGTCCTGAGGTTTATAAAGATACAAATACGGAAGATTATATATATGCAATTTTAACGGATAAAGGAGAGCTAGTAGATCCTATTGCAAAGTTAAGAGCCGTTTATCCTAATGTAATGGGACTTAGTAGGGAAGAGGAAGTAAAAAGAGAAGACAGCAAGACATCCGCGGGACAGGGCTATAAAAATAAAACTAAATTACAGTTATTTAAGGAATTTTATAATTCAATGACAGGAAAAGAATTAGAAAAAGAAAGTCTTAAAATAATAACCAATGTAATAGAAAAAATAGAAAAAGAGGTGAACTAA
- a CDS encoding DsrE family protein: MKKKVSFVVCNKSLKALKIKGKELIDGVVIVDSGVGELVKKQIDGWAYIKP; this comes from the coding sequence ATGAAAAAAAAGGTATCATTTGTTGTATGTAATAAATCATTAAAAGCTTTGAAAATAAAGGGGAAAGAATTAATAGATGGAGTAGTAATAGTTGATTCTGGGGTAGGTGAGTTAGTAAAGAAGCAGATTGATGGATGGGCATATATAAAACCATAA
- a CDS encoding transposase gives MARSARKKSDFSIFHIIVKSISDVLLFKSNDDKNFYLSLIKHYQYVYKFKVYSYCLMSNHAHFIIDVNGADISKIMHCINFRYALYFNKKYKRKGPLFLDRFKSKIVHNEQYLINLSAYIHKNPLSISKYRNCIEKYTYSSLCVFLGFKKDKFEILDEDFIMQLFSSDVKKARKQYLKLVFIIDENTLNNQNIENEKASYNSNRNIISRSFDPEHILEFISDVVKKKENLFKNNCKNKNDIALTILLMRCLCDFTYAKICKVINISEYKACKLCDNAVNLLKLNPNFKNIIEDFISIYTPLAQ, from the coding sequence ATGGCCAGATCAGCTAGAAAAAAAAGTGATTTTTCTATATTTCATATAATTGTAAAAAGTATTAGTGACGTTCTGCTTTTTAAGTCTAATGATGATAAAAATTTTTATTTATCACTAATTAAACATTATCAATATGTATATAAATTTAAAGTATATTCTTATTGTTTAATGTCTAATCATGCACATTTTATAATTGATGTAAATGGCGCTGATATTTCTAAAATAATGCATTGTATAAACTTTAGATATGCCTTGTATTTTAATAAAAAGTACAAAAGGAAAGGACCACTTTTTTTAGATAGATTTAAAAGTAAAATAGTCCACAATGAGCAATATTTAATTAATCTTTCTGCATATATACATAAAAATCCTTTATCTATTAGTAAATATAGAAACTGTATTGAAAAATATACTTATTCCAGTTTATGTGTATTTCTGGGCTTCAAAAAAGATAAATTTGAAATTTTAGACGAAGATTTTATTATGCAGTTATTTAGTTCTGATGTAAAAAAAGCTAGAAAACAGTATCTGAAATTAGTTTTTATTATAGATGAAAATACTTTAAATAATCAAAATATAGAAAATGAAAAAGCTTCTTATAACAGCAATCGAAATATCATATCAAGAAGTTTTGATCCAGAACATATATTAGAATTCATCTCTGATGTTGTAAAGAAAAAAGAAAACCTTTTCAAAAATAATTGTAAAAATAAAAATGACATAGCTCTAACTATATTATTAATGCGCTGTCTTTGTGATTTTACATATGCAAAAATTTGTAAAGTTATTAATATATCAGAATACAAAGCTTGTAAATTATGTGATAATGCAGTAAATCTTTTAAAATTAAATCCTAATTTTAAAAATATAATTGAAGATTTTATATCTATTTATACACCTCTTGCCCAATAA
- a CDS encoding late competence development ComFB family protein, with translation MIKNYMEVIVDDLFPTIVDEYMDICKCDKCIDDIKAIALNNLEPIYVVSEKGNMYAKSNELNVQFRTDVIKELTEAIEIVSENPRH, from the coding sequence ATGATTAAAAATTATATGGAAGTTATAGTAGATGATTTATTTCCAACAATTGTAGATGAATACATGGATATATGTAAGTGTGATAAATGCATAGATGATATAAAAGCTATAGCACTTAATAATCTAGAACCAATTTATGTAGTAAGTGAAAAAGGAAATATGTATGCTAAATCAAATGAGTTAAATGTTCAGTTTAGAACTGATGTTATAAAAGAATTAACTGAGGCTATTGAAATTGTATCAGAAAATCCAAGACATTAA
- a CDS encoding transposase, with the protein MINLKNQIHLSNIYEEVVDCFEEDKPKFIKLFEKHINMKMLIPQSFYNAYYSSTGRRRDYSLSSMLTAFIVQKILGISETELFINILNLSKELRSLCNLNKVPHESQFSRFKSNFIQHIHSFFNHLVDITEPICKKLNSELSKIIIADTTCIEAYVKENNPKYFESLLNTGKVAKKKNSNIIIF; encoded by the coding sequence ATGATCAATTTAAAAAACCAAATTCATCTTTCTAATATTTATGAAGAAGTCGTAGACTGTTTTGAAGAAGATAAGCCTAAATTTATTAAGCTTTTTGAAAAACATATTAACATGAAAATGTTAATACCTCAAAGTTTTTATAATGCCTACTATTCCTCAACTGGTCGTCGTAGAGATTATTCTCTTTCTTCAATGCTAACCGCATTCATAGTGCAAAAAATACTTGGTATCTCTGAAACTGAATTATTTATAAATATATTGAATTTGTCTAAAGAATTAAGATCTCTTTGTAATTTGAATAAAGTGCCTCATGAATCTCAGTTCTCTAGATTTAAATCTAACTTTATTCAACATATTCATAGTTTTTTCAATCATTTAGTTGATATTACTGAACCTATTTGTAAAAAACTTAATTCTGAGTTATCTAAAATAATAATTGCTGATACTACTTGTATTGAAGCTTATGTTAAAGAAAATAATCCTAAATATTTTGAATCTCTTTTAAATACTGGTAAAGTTGCTAAAAAGAAAAATTCAAATATAATTATTTTCTAG
- a CDS encoding DUF2284 domain-containing protein translates to MLDLEVILEDIIKFGAQYAKSFELQDVEFDNKIRNYCKENLCGHYGTNWMCPPGVGEIEDLKKEVMKFKKGIIYQTIHPVKNIRDRKETDVIRDRHNNFTRELTENLREKYSNLEFFPMGAGPCELCTTCGYLKGKKCIYPQKAISSAEAYGINLGSLLKSCGLEFNYSDDTLAYVGVLLIK, encoded by the coding sequence ATGCTAGATTTAGAAGTTATTTTAGAAGATATAATAAAATTTGGAGCTCAATATGCAAAGTCTTTTGAATTACAAGATGTAGAATTTGATAATAAAATTAGGAATTACTGCAAAGAAAATCTTTGTGGGCACTATGGAACAAATTGGATGTGTCCTCCAGGGGTAGGAGAAATAGAAGATTTAAAAAAAGAAGTAATGAAATTTAAAAAAGGTATTATATATCAAACAATTCATCCTGTAAAAAATATAAGAGATAGAAAAGAAACAGATGTGATTAGGGACAGGCACAATAATTTTACAAGAGAATTAACAGAAAATTTAAGAGAAAAATATAGTAATTTAGAATTTTTCCCCATGGGGGCAGGACCCTGTGAATTATGCACAACTTGTGGATATCTTAAAGGTAAAAAGTGTATTTATCCACAGAAAGCTATATCTTCTGCAGAAGCATATGGAATAAATTTAGGAAGCCTTTTGAAAAGCTGTGGTTTAGAATTTAATTATTCAGATGATACCCTTGCTTATGTTGGAGTATTGTTAATAAAGTAA
- a CDS encoding Rrf2 family transcriptional regulator: MNITQEADYAIRALLILAKEGEGEKLDAKTISERGRIPLRFLLKLLRKLIQAGIVRSYRGVNGGYALNRYSKDINLREVIEAIDGSISINRCIIDKDFCNATNTERCVVHKELKKVQSILVNELEKITLFKLKNS, encoded by the coding sequence ATGAATATAACACAGGAAGCAGATTATGCAATAAGAGCACTTTTAATATTAGCAAAAGAAGGTGAAGGAGAAAAATTAGATGCTAAAACTATTTCAGAAAGAGGTAGAATTCCTTTAAGATTCTTACTAAAGTTATTAAGAAAGCTTATTCAAGCTGGAATAGTACGTTCATATAGAGGAGTTAATGGTGGATATGCATTAAATAGATATAGTAAGGATATAAATTTAAGGGAGGTTATAGAAGCAATAGATGGTTCTATATCAATAAATAGATGTATAATAGATAAAGATTTTTGTAATGCAACCAATACAGAAAGATGTGTGGTACATAAAGAATTAAAAAAAGTTCAAAGTATATTAGTAAATGAGTTAGAAAAAATCACCCTATTTAAGTTAAAAAATTCGTAA
- a CDS encoding nucleoside 2-deoxyribosyltransferase — MKKGYIAGKLFKQGDIRQRLYEEEILKKEISNVKWHNPINDPEANDKSKAPTAETIFKNDCKKVLESDYIVAELDDEDSGTIAELFIAWTVNYFYKLFEEGYTLEEIKEKIPYKDIYCHLSDIRQDSKGYEGIRLPWGINQFVIGGLINDGKIMRNFEEIVEDISSKEK; from the coding sequence ATGAAAAAGGGATATATAGCAGGTAAACTGTTCAAACAAGGAGATATAAGACAAAGATTATATGAAGAAGAAATTTTAAAAAAAGAAATATCCAATGTAAAATGGCATAATCCTATAAATGATCCTGAAGCTAATGATAAGTCAAAAGCCCCAACAGCTGAAACTATATTTAAAAATGATTGTAAAAAAGTGTTGGAATCAGATTATATAGTAGCTGAACTTGATGATGAAGATTCAGGAACCATAGCAGAATTATTTATTGCATGGACAGTGAATTATTTTTATAAATTGTTTGAAGAAGGATATACCTTGGAAGAAATAAAAGAAAAAATACCATATAAAGATATATATTGTCACCTAAGTGATATAAGACAAGACAGCAAAGGCTATGAAGGCATAAGATTGCCTTGGGGAATAAATCAATTTGTTATAGGTGGATTAATAAATGATGGAAAAATAATGAGGAATTTTGAAGAAATAGTAGAGGATATATCTAGTAAAGAAAAATAA
- the rihC gene encoding ribonucleoside hydrolase RihC: MSKETKIILDTDPGIDDAVAMVAALNSPKVKVELITTVAGNVDVEKTTENALKILQFLNKTVPVAKGARKPLVRELDDASEIHGDSGLDGYDFPKIEREVDKKSAIDKMREVITNSDEKITLVAIGPLTNIALLLSSYPEVKDNIDKLVIMGGSTSRGNKTPLAEFNIYVDPESAEIVFKSGIDIVMCGLDITNKAVFKEKDINYIKNMNKTGHMMYLLFKCYRSGSFKSGLRMHDLCAIAYLDKPEIFKTVPAKVDIETKGEHTLGATVVDFSNSYKDKTNVNVCMDLDVQALKEWFFQILNTVD; this comes from the coding sequence ATGAGTAAGGAAACTAAAATTATTTTAGATACAGATCCAGGTATTGATGATGCTGTAGCTATGGTAGCTGCCCTAAACAGTCCCAAAGTCAAAGTAGAATTAATAACTACTGTAGCTGGAAATGTAGATGTGGAAAAAACCACAGAAAATGCACTAAAAATTTTACAATTTTTAAATAAGACTGTCCCCGTTGCCAAAGGTGCAAGAAAGCCATTAGTAAGAGAATTAGATGATGCTAGTGAAATACACGGAGATTCAGGGCTGGATGGCTATGATTTCCCTAAAATAGAAAGAGAAGTAGATAAAAAATCTGCTATAGATAAGATGAGAGAAGTTATAACTAATTCAGATGAAAAAATAACTTTAGTAGCTATAGGGCCTCTAACTAATATTGCATTACTTTTAAGTTCATATCCAGAAGTTAAAGATAATATAGATAAATTAGTTATAATGGGGGGATCAACATCTAGGGGAAATAAAACACCTTTGGCGGAATTTAATATTTATGTTGATCCAGAAAGTGCTGAAATAGTATTTAAATCTGGAATAGATATAGTTATGTGTGGATTAGATATTACAAATAAAGCTGTATTCAAAGAAAAAGACATAAATTACATAAAAAATATGAATAAAACAGGACATATGATGTATTTATTGTTTAAATGCTATAGAAGTGGAAGTTTTAAAAGTGGATTAAGAATGCATGATTTGTGTGCAATAGCTTATTTAGATAAACCAGAAATATTTAAAACAGTTCCTGCTAAAGTTGATATAGAAACTAAGGGTGAACATACTCTAGGAGCTACAGTAGTAGATTTTAGTAATAGTTATAAAGACAAAACAAATGTTAATGTGTGTATGGATTTAGATGTACAAGCTTTAAAAGAATGGTTTTTCCAAATATTAAATACAGTAGATTAA